ATCACCATCTTGGCGATTTCCTTGAGGGTCTCGAATACGCCGATGCCCTGCGTCGCCACCGCTTCGAAGTACGGCACCTTCTCGGAATTCAGGAACTCCTCCATCTCGGGGACGGTCATAATGTTCGGAAGGTCGCGCTTGTTGTACTGCATCACATAGGGGCTGTCCGAAAGCTTGAGATTGAAGGACGCGAGGTTTTCCTTGAGGTTCTGCAGGCTTTCGATATTGTCTTCCTTGCGCTCACGCTGGGAATCCGCAACGAATATGATACCGTCTGCGCCTCGCAGTATTATGCGTCTGGATGCGTTGTAGAAGACCTGACCGGGAACGGTATACAGATGAAACCGCGTCTGGAACCCGCGCACGCTTCCGAGGTCTACAGGGAGAAAGTCGAAGAAGAGGGTGCGGTCCATCTCGGTAGCAAGCGTAATCATCTTGCCCTTTGTGCTCTGGTCTAGCTTGCTGTATATCCAGCGCAGGTTTGATGTCTTGCCGCCGAGGCCGGGCCCGTAGTATACTATCTTGACGTTGATCTCTTTGGTTGCGTAGTTTATCAGTGCCATTTTGAATCAGCCGAAAAGTCTGTCAAGTTCGTCTTCGATGTCCTTCGAAATGTCCTCGATGCTTGCATCTTCAGGTCCGCTCGTCTGCTGACCGCCAAATATCTCTTCAAGGATCTTCGAAAGCGTTTCGGATGCGTGTTTCACTCTCACCCGGACAAGACCGAGTGTGGTCCGCTGGTCGAAAATCACGGCAACGATGATGTTGCGCGCTATGACCTGAAAGTAGAGATGATCGCGTTCACCCTGGTGGTAGAGCGTTCGGAACTGAGCCTCTCCTATAATCTCCGCAAGCTGC
This sequence is a window from bacterium. Protein-coding genes within it:
- a CDS encoding GTPase domain-containing protein encodes the protein MALINYATKEINVKIVYYGPGLGGKTSNLRWIYSKLDQSTKGKMITLATEMDRTLFFDFLPVDLGSVRGFQTRFHLYTVPGQVFYNASRRIILRGADGIIFVADSQRERKEDNIESLQNLKENLASFNLKLSDSPYVMQYNKRDLPNIMTVPEMEEFLNSEKVPYFEAVATQGIGVFETLKEIAKMVIRKF
- a CDS encoding roadblock/LC7 domain-containing protein — encoded protein: MGETPPQGTSERIVMLIDRIKLFESGFQSIKENIEKLLQQSDAKAVMLVDRDGNLITNAGETDKIDLEAFATLAAADFAATSQLAEIIGEAQFRTLYHQGERDHLYFQVIARNIIVAVIFDQRTTLGLVRVRVKHASETLSKILEEIFGGQQTSGPEDASIEDISKDIEDELDRLFG